From Panicum hallii strain FIL2 chromosome 2, PHallii_v3.1, whole genome shotgun sequence, a single genomic window includes:
- the LOC112882812 gene encoding bidirectional sugar transporter SWEET11-like: MAGGFFSMEHPWASAFGILGNIISFLVFLAPMPTFLRVYRKKSTEGFSSVPYVVALFSCTLWIFYALVKTNSSPLLTINAFGCAIESVYILLYLVYAPRPARLRALASFLLLNVAAFSLIAVVTLVLVAEAQRVKVLGSICLTFSMAVFVAPMSVIFVVIRTKSAEFMPFSLSFFLTLSAVAWFFYGLFTNDLYVTLPNVGGFFFGCVQMVLYCCYRKPKPASVVLPTTAAALAAESAEMELPLAALDAVAVLPSCAVPVLAELQKLEEAVGSPRKGGVKAI; the protein is encoded by the exons ATGGCAGGAGGGTTCTTCTCCATGGAGCATCCCTGGGCCTCTGCCTTTGGCATCCTAG GCAACATCATCTCCTTCCTGGTGTTCCTCGCGCCAAT gCCGACGTTCCTGCGCGTGTACCGGAAGAAGTCGACGGAGGGGTTCAGCTCGGTGCCGTACGTGGTGGCGCTCTTCAGCTGCACGCTGTGGATCTTCTACGCGCTGGTAAAGACCAACTCCAGCCCGCTGCTGACCATCAACGCCTTCGGCTGCGCCATCGAGTCCGTCTACATCCTCCTCTACCTCGTCTacgcgccgcgccccgccaGGCTCAGGGCGCTcgcctccttcctcctcctcaacGTCGCCGCCTTCTCCCTCATCGCCGTCGTCACCCTCGTGCTCGTCGCGGAGGCGCAGCGGGTCAAGGTGCTCGGCAGCATCTGCCTCACCTTCTCCATGGCCGTCTTCGTCGCCCCCATGAGCGTCATC TTTGTTGTGATCAGGACGAAGAGCGCCGAGTTCAtgcccttctccctctccttcttcctcacCCTCAGCGCCGTCGCCTGGTTCTTCTACGGCCTCTTCACCAACGACCTCTACGTCACG CTCCCGAACGTGGGCGGCTTCTTCTTCGGGTGCGTCCAGATGGTGCTCTACTGCTGCTACCGGAAGCCCAAGCCGGCGTCCGTGGTCCTGCCGACGACGGCCGCCGCGCTGGCGGCGGAGTCGGCGGAGATGgagctgcccctcgccgccctcGACGCGGTGGCCGTGCTGCCGTCGTGCGCGGTGCCGGTGCTGGCCGagctgcagaagctggaggAGGCGGTTGGGTCGCCGCGCAAGGGCGGCGTTAAGGCCATCTGA